The following coding sequences are from one Mycolicibacterium aichiense window:
- a CDS encoding YbjN domain-containing protein, giving the protein MSGEREAEGGSRIGSAEVHQVIEKALDEHGLVYTRHEGAHGGLPGLIVELPGERKLKTNTLLSVGEHSVRVEAFVCRQPDENHQGVYRFLLKRNRRLYGVAYTLDNTGDIYLIGRMALESVTADELDRVLGQVLEAVDTDFNTLLELGFKSSIQKEWAWRVSRGESLKNLAAFEHLIDDEVNGNGRDH; this is encoded by the coding sequence ATGAGTGGCGAGCGAGAAGCCGAAGGCGGATCGCGCATCGGCTCCGCCGAGGTCCATCAGGTCATCGAGAAGGCGCTGGACGAGCACGGGCTGGTCTACACCCGTCACGAAGGCGCCCATGGCGGGTTGCCGGGACTGATCGTCGAGCTGCCGGGGGAGCGCAAGCTCAAGACCAACACCCTGCTGAGCGTCGGCGAGCATTCGGTGCGCGTCGAGGCGTTCGTCTGTCGCCAGCCCGACGAAAACCACCAGGGTGTCTACCGGTTCCTGCTCAAGCGCAACCGCCGGCTCTACGGGGTGGCCTACACGCTGGACAACACCGGCGACATTTATCTGATCGGGCGGATGGCGCTGGAGTCGGTGACCGCCGACGAGCTGGACCGCGTGCTCGGCCAGGTGCTCGAGGCGGTGGACACCGACTTCAACACCCTGCTGGAACTGGGTTTCAAGTCCTCGATCCAGAAGGAGTGGGCGTGGCGGGTGTCGCGAGGCGAGTCGTTGAAGAACCTGGCGGCCTTCGAGCACTTGATCGACGACGAGGTGAACGGGAACGGCCGCGACCACTGA